In the genome of Dermacentor andersoni chromosome 3, qqDerAnde1_hic_scaffold, whole genome shotgun sequence, one region contains:
- the Tpi gene encoding triosephosphate isomerase produces MSTRRFCVGGNWKMNGNKNTIREICNTLKGASLDPSTEVIIACPAPYLDYCRSLLPPSVALAAQNCYKVEKGAFTGEVSAGMIKDCGGQWVILGHSERRHVFKETDELIGEKVKHALESGLGVIACIGELLEEREANKTEEVCYRQTKAIASQIKDWTKVVIAYEPVWAIGTGKTASPDQAQEIHAKVRNWLSTNVSPDVAAKVRIQYGGSVTAANCKELARKPDIDGFLVGGASLKPEFVQIINARQ; encoded by the exons ATGTCCACTCGCAGGTTTTGCGTTGGGGGAAACTGGAAGATGAACGGCAACAAGAACACCATCAGGGAGATCTGCAACACTCTGAAAGGCGCCAGTCTCGACCCGAGCACAG AGGTGATTATCGCGTGCCCGGCGCCGTATCTGGACTACTGCAGAAGCTTGCTTCCACCATCTGTCGCCCTCGCAGCGCAAAATTGCTACAAGGTTGAAAAAGGCGCTTTTACTGGCGAAGTTAG CGCCGGAATGATAAAGGACTGCGGTGGCCAGTGGGTCATATTGGGCCACTCGGAGCGCAGGCACGTTTTCAAGGAGACTGATGAG CTCATTGGAGAAAAAGTGAAGCATGCCTTGGAATCTGGTCTCGGTGTCATAGCCTGCATCGGCGAGTTGCTGGAAGAGAGGGAGGCCAACAAGACCGAGGAAGTGTGCTACCGGCAGACCAAGGCAATTGCAT CGCAAATCAAGGACTGGACTAAGGTTGTCATCGCCTATGAACCTGTCTGGGCCATCGGTACTGGGAAAACTGCTTCTCCTGACCAG GCTCAAGAAATTCATGCAAAAGTGCGCAACTGGCTGTCAACCAACGTCAGCCCAGATGTGGCGGCAAAGGTCAGGATCCAGTATGGAG GCTCAGTGACTGCTGCAAACTGCAAGGAACTGGCCAGGAAGCCCGACATTGATGGCTTCCTCGTGGGTGGCGCATCCTTGAAGCCAGAGTTTGTCCAGATCATCAATGCTCGCCAGTGA